The nucleotide sequence CTATAACCAGCACTATTGTGTTGGATGTTTGCCAGATTTAATCTGCATCCTTATTACATGCTTACTCAAATAGAGTTGTTGATTTAATCAGCAACTCGACCCTCTACGCCCGGTGACCATAGCAAGTTGGAACCACTCCTTCCCATCCCGAACAGGACAGTGAAACGACTTTACGCCGATGATAGTGCGGATTACCCGTGTGAAAGTAGGTAACTGCCGGGCACCAATGCGACGCCCAGACCCTCTTAGGTCTGGGCGTTTTTACTTGTGCAAAGCGTTTAGAGATATTGACAGAAACTCCATTTGGAGTCAGAATATTGGGTTCGCGGAGGGGTGTCCGAGCGGCTAAAGGAGGCAGACTGTAAATCTGTTGGCTATGCCTACGTAGGTTCGAATCCTACCCCCTCCACCAGATGTGCGGGATTAGTTTAATGGTAAAACAGCAGATTTCCAATCTTCGGTCAAGAGTTCGATTCTCTTATCCCGCTCCAGAATTTGTTGCATTAGATTTCGCCCATGTGGCTCAGTGGTAGAGCACTCCCTTGGTAAGGGAGAGGTCGGCAGTTCGATCCTGCCCATGGGCACCATGTTTGATTTTATTAATTGTGTATTTCGTGTTTGGTTTAAGAGTTAACTAAAGGCAGATTAAAAATGGCAAAAGAAAAATTCGAGCGGACAAAACCGCACGTAAACGTAGGCACCATCGGTCACGTTGACCACGGTAAAACCACATTGACAGCAGCAATTGCAACCGTGCTTTCTAAAGCATTCGGTGGCGAAGCTAAAGCATACGATCAGATCGATGCTGCTCCTGAAGAAAAAGCACGTGGTATTACGATTAATACTGCGCACGTTGAGTACGAGACTGCAAACCGTCACTACGCACACGTGGATTGCCCAGGACATGCTGACTACGTGAAGAACATGATTACTGGTGCTGCTCAGATGGACGGCGCAATTTTAGTTTGCTCTGCTGCTGACGGCCCAATGCCACAAACTCGTGAGCACATCCTCTTGGCACGCCAAGTGGGCGTTCCTTACATCATCGTGTTCTTGAACAAGTGCGACATGGTTGATGACGAAGAGTTGTTAGAGCTCGTAGAAATGGAAGTTCGTGAGCTTTTATCTAAATACAAATTCCCTGGCGATGACACACCAATCATCCGTGGTTCTGCTAAGTTAGCTCTTGAAGGCGACGAAGGCCCATTGGGTAAAGAAGCCATCATGAAATTGGCTGAAGCTTTGGATACCTTTATTCCTACTCCAGAACGTGCTGTTGACGGCGCATTCTTGATGCCAGTAGAAGATGTGTTCTCTATCTCCGGTCGCGGTACTGTTGTGACTGGTCGTATCGAGCGCGGTATTGTTAAGGTTGGTGAAGAGATCGAAATTATCGGTATCAAGCCAACACTCAAGACTACTTGTACTGGTGTTGAAATGTTCCGCAAATTGCTCGACCAAGGTCAAGCAGGCGATAACGTTGGTATCTTGTTACGCGGTACAAAACGTGAAGAAGTTGAGCGCGGCCAAGTATTGGCTAAGCCAGGTTCAATCACCCCACATACTCACTTTACAGCCGAGGTTTATATCTTGGGTAAAGATGAAGGTGGTCGTCATACTCCATTCTTTAACAACTATCGTCCACAGTTTTACTTCCGTACTACGGACGTAACTGGTTCAATCGAGTTGCCAAAAGACAAAGAAATGGTGATGCCTGGTGATAACGTTTCGATTACCGTAAAGCTCATCGCTCCAATCGCGATGGAAGAAGGTTTACGTTTTGCGATCCGTGAAGGTGGCCGTACTGTTGGCGCTGGCGTGGTTGCAAAGATTTTGGCTTAAGTAGTAAGTTTTAATTAGTTTTTATAAAGGGGTGTAGCTCAATTGGCAGAGCGTTGGTCTCCAAAACCAAAGGTTGGGGGTTCGATGCCCTCCGCCCCTGCCACGATTTGAACTGAAAGCAAAATGTCTCATCAAACAGCAAGTCATACTGAAGAAAAAAGCGGCTGGGTCTCTGGACTAGCTGCTTTAGTCGTCGTTGCAGCGCTAGTCTTGTACTACACGCTGGTAGATCAATCTATGTTGATTCGTCTCGCTGTTTTGTTTGGCGGTATTGCTGCTGCAGTTTTAATTGTGGCGATTTCACCAGATGGGCGCCGTTTTATCGCCTACGCAAAAGATTCTTGGTATGAAGTAAAAAAGGTTGTTTGGCCAACTCGTAAAGAGACCACCCAAATGACTCTAGTCGTATTTGGCTTTGTTCTGATCATGTCCTTATTTTTATGGATTGCAGACAAATTGATTGAATGGCTAGTTTTTTCAGTCTTTTTGGGCTGGAAGTGAGTAAAAAATGATTGATTCTGAAGTAGCTACTAATCCACAGGCTATCGGCAATATGCGCTGGTACGTCATTCATGCTTATTCCGGAATGGAAAAGAGCGTGAAAAGAGGCCTTGAAGAGCGTATTGCACGCTCTGGAATGCCTGAGAAATTTGGCCGTATTTTGGTCCCTTCCGAAGAGGTTGTGGAGATCAAGTCCGGTACCAAGTCAGTTTCTGAGCGTCGTTTCTTCCCAGGCTATGTCCTAATTGAGATGGAAATGACCGATGAGAGCTGGCATTTGGTGAAAAATACACCAAAAGTAACCGGTTTCGTAGGCGGCGTACGCAACCGCCCAAGCCCGATTTCCACTACGGAAGTAGCAAAAATCATGGATCAAATGCAGGCTGGGGTGGATAAACCCAAGCCTAAGACCCTATTTGAAGTTGGCGAGATCGTGCGAGTTAAAGAAGGACCATTTGTTGATTTCAACGGAAATATCGAAGAAGTCAATTATGAGAAGTCAAGATTGCGCGTTTCTGTTACAATTTTCGGCCGCGGTACCCCAGTTGAGCTGGAGTTCGGCCAGGTAGAAAAGATGTAAAAACAAGGACTTAGTCCTGGTTTTAGTAGTTAGTAGTTAAGTGGTTAGCAATAACCGAGGAGCGGAGCTAGAAAGCCAAAAATTAGCGAAGCGTTTACTCAACGGCGGTCTTTCCTTATGAGGTTAGGCGCGCTTTAAGGAGCACACATGGCAAAGAAGATTATTGGATTTATTAAGCTGCAGATCCCTGCAGGTAAAGCAAATCCATCACCACCCGTAGGTCCAGCATTGGGTCAACGCGGTCTTAACATTATGGAATTCTGTAAGGCGTTCAATGCTCAAACTCAGAGCATGGAACCTGGCCTACCAATTCCAGTCGTGATTACAGCGTTTGCTGATAAGAGCTTCACATTCATCATGAAGACTCCTCCAGCAACCATCATGATTAAGAAGGCTGCGAAGATTGAAAAAGGATCACCACGTCCTCATACCGATAAAGTGGGCTCCATTACTCGTGCTCAGGCGGAAGAAATCGCTAAAGCAAAAATGCCAGATTTGACAGCAGCTGATATGGACGCAGCTGTTAGAACAATCGCTGGTAGCGCCCGTTCCATGGGCATCACTGTGGAAGGTCTCTAATCATGACTAAATTATCTAAACGCGTTAAAGCAATTCAATCTAAGGTTGATAGCAACAAGTTCTATTCATTAGATGACGCATTGAACCTCGTTAAAGAGTGTGCAACTGCTAAGTTTGATGAGTCTATCGATGTTGCTGTTCAGTTAGGCATTGATGCTAAGAAATCTGACCAAGTTGTGCGTGGCGCGGTAGTGCTCCCAGCTGGTACAGGTAAGCATGTTCGTGTAGCCGTTTTTGCTCAAGGCGAGAAGGCTGAACAAGCTAAAGCCGCTGGTGCAGAAATTGTTGGCATGGAAGAGCTTGCAGAACAAATTAAAGGCGGCAAAATTGATTTCGATATTTTGATCGCATCTCCAGACACAATGAAAATTGTTGGTACTTTAGGTCAAGTATTGGGCCCGCGTGGTTTGATGCCGAATCCAAAAGTTGGAACAGTGACTCCTGACGTTGCTACTGCAGTTAAAAATGCAAAAGCTGGTCAAGTTCAGTTCCGTGTGGACAAAGCCGGTATCGTGCACGCAAGCATTGGCCGTCGTTCATTCGAGCCGACTGCATTGAAATCAAACTTGCTCGCATTGCTCGAAGCTTTGAATAAAGCGAAGCCACCTGCATCTAAGGGTATTTATTTAAAGAAGGTTGCCGTAAGCAGCACTATGGGTGCAGGCGTACGCGTAGACCAAGCATCGTTACAGGCAGCAGCTTAATTAGCCTGTAACAAAAAAGAACTTTGGGTCGACTCCTGCTCTTCGAGTGAGAGTCGAACATCAAAGACCGTTGGTGAATGAGCTTGCTTTTATAGAGATGAATTCTTAATCGTTACGAAAGTAATAACCAGCGCAGATGGCGACCCTGAAAAGATTTTCACAAGAACTTTGTGAACAAATGATCAGACGCTGGTGTGTAACCCCAACTGGAAACAGTTGGTTTTTATGGAGTTAAACCGTGCCTTTGAATGTACAAGACAAAAAAGCGATTGTTGCTGATGTCGGCGCTCAATTGGCTGGAGCCCAAACTGTCGTGCTCGCTGAATACCGTGGTATTCCAGTAGAGCAGTTGACAAAGCTACGTGCTAGCGCACGTGACCAAGGTGTATATCTTCGCGTTTTGAAGAACACATTGGCACGCCGTGCTGCACAAGGCACACAGTTTGAGCCCCTTGCTGATTCGATGGTTGGCCCCTTGATCTACGGCATCTCTGCTGATCCGATTGCTTCGGCAAAAGTATTGCAGAACTTTGCTAAGACTCAAGACAAGCTAGTCATTACTGCTGGCTTATATAACGGCAAGTTGTTGGACGTAGCGGGTGTTAAATCCCTCGCGTCTATTCCAAGCCGCGATGAGTTGTTATCTCAGTTGTTGGGTGTGATGTTGGCGCCTGTATCTGCGATGGCTCGCGTATTGGGCGCAGTAGCAGCACAAAAGGCAGAAGGAGCACCTGCTCCTGTTGCAGCACCGGTAGCAGAAGTAGTGGCAGCCCCAGCAGAAGTAGTTGCTGAAGCCGCCGCTCCAGAAGCAAGTGCTGAGCCTGCAGCCGCAGCCCCAGAAGCTGGAACAGAAACACCTGAAACCCCTGCCGCTGAATAAGCGACAAATTAACTATTTAAGTATTAGGAGCTAAAAATGGCGATTACTAAAGAAGAAATCATTGATGCAGTAGGTAGCATGTCCGTTATGGATTTGAACGACTTGGTTAAGGCGTTCGAAGAGAAGTTTGGCGTTTCAGCTGCAGCGATGGCTGTTGCTGGTCCTGCTGGTGCAGCTGGCGGCGCTGCTGCTGAAGAGCAAACAGAATTCACTGTTAACTTGCTCGAAGCTGGCGCAAACAAGGTTTCAGTAATTAAGGCAGTTCGCGAAATTACTGGTCTTGGCTTGAAAGAAGCTAAGGACTTGGTTGATGGTGCACCGAAGCCAATCAAAGAAGCTGTTGATAAGAAGACAGCTGAAGAAGCTAAGAAGAAGCTTGACGAAGCAGGCGCTAAGTCAGAAATCAAGTAATACAAACTTTTCTAGCGCCTCCCAAAAGGAGTCGTTAGTTACGTTGGGTTTGATCTTTAGAGGTCAAACCCGATTTCATTTCTGATTGAAATCGGGTTTGCCTTCTGATACGACTGCAGAATGCAAGTTTGGTCGGACACTAAATCTATCGGTTTAGTGTTGTCCGCCAGTGATTGGTAGTGGCCAATCGCCAAATCTTTGTACAGTCGCTGAATTCGGAGATGAAATGAACTATAGCTTCACCGAACGCAAGCGAGTCCGTAAAAGCTTTGCTAAGCGAGTAAATAACCACCAGGTTCCGTACCTGATCGCAACGCAGCTGGAATCCTACGCTAAATTTTTACAGGCTGAAAAGCCAGCAATGTCTCGTCTTACTGAGGGACTTCAAGCTGCCTTTACATCAGCATTCCCAATTGTGTCTAACAACGGCTATGCACGTATGGAATACGTGTCTTACCAGTTATCACAGCCACCATTTGACGTTAAAGAATGTCAACAGCGTGGTTACACATACCACTCTGCCTTGCGCGCAAAAGTTCGCTTGATTATTTATGATCGCGAAGCGCCTACTAAGGTTAAAGAGGTAAAAGAGAGCGAAGTCTACATGGGTGAAATTCCACTCATGACAGAAAATGGCTCTTTTGTGATCAATGGTACTGAGCGCGTGATCGTTTCTCAGTTGCACCGTTCCCCAGGTGTGTTCTTCGAGCACGATAAGGGTAAAACACATAGCTCAGGTAAGTTGCTGTTCTCAGCACGCATCATTCCTTACCGTGGTTCATGGCTCGATTTCGAGTTTGATCCGAAAGACATTCTCTATTTCCGCGTTGACCGTCGTCGTAAGATGCCTGTCACCATTTTGCTCAAAGCAATTGGTTTAAACAACGAACAGATTCTTGCTAACTTCTTTAACTTTGACCATTTCTCATTAACTGCTAACGGCGGTTCAATGGAATTTGTGCCAGAGCGTTTGCGTGGTCAGTTGGCTAGCTTTGATGTGCTCGACAAGAATGGCGTTGTTGTCATTCAAAAAGACAAGCGTATCAATGCAAAGCATATTCGTGAACTCGAAGCTGCTAAAACTAAAACAATCGCTGTACCAGACGACTATTTAATTGGTCGTGTAGTGGCACGCAATATTGTTGATCCAGATTCTGGTGAAATCTTGGCCTACGCTAATGATGAAATCACTGAAGAGGTATTGGCTACATTGCGCGATGCAGGCATCAAGCAATTAGAAACTATCTACACCAATGATTTGGATTCTGGTGCATACATTTCTCAGACATTGCGTACTGATGAAACAGCGGATCAAATGGCTGCTCGTATCGCCATCTACCGCATGATGCGTCCTGGCGAGCCTCCAACAGAAGATGCTGTTGAAGCCTTGTTCCAGCGCTTGTTCTACAACGAAGATAGTTACGATTTATCACGCGTTGGCCGTATGAAAGTTAACAGCCGTCTCGGTCGTTCTGAGATGGAAGGCAAAATGGTTTTATCGGATGAAGACATCCTCGACACCATCAAGTCTTTGGTTGACTTGCGTAACGGCAAAGGCGAAGTCGATGACATCGATCACTTAGGCAATCGTCGCGTACGTTGCGTAGGTGAATTGGCTGAAAACCAATTCCGTGCTGGTTTGTCACGTGTTGAGCGTGCGGTTAAAGAACGTCTCGGCCAAGCCGAAACAGAAAACCTCATGCCTCATGACTTGATTAACAGCAAGCCAATCTCTTCTGCTATTCGTGAGTTCTTCGGTTCTTCACAGTTGTCCCAGTTTATGGACCAAACCAACCCACTTTCAGAGATCACGCACAAGCGTCGTATTTCTGCATTGGGACCTGGTGGTTTGACCCGCGAGCGCGCAGGCTTTGAAGTGCGCGACGTGCATCCAACCCACTACGGACGTGTTTGCCCAATTGAAACTCCAGAAGGACCAAACATTGGTTTGATCAACTCACTCGCGTTATTTGCGCGTCTGAATGAGCACGGCTTCTTAGAAACTCCGTACCGTAAGGTTTCCAATAGCAAGGTAAGCGACGAAGTGGTTTACCTCTCTGCTATTGAAGAAGCAAAGTATGTGATTGCTCAGGCAAACGCAACAATCGACAAGAGCGGTAAGTTGGCCGACGAATTGGTTTCTGCTCGTCAAGCTGGTGAGACCATGATGGTTAGCCCAGAGCGCATCGATTTCATCGACGTTGCTCCTAGCCAGATTGTTTCTGCTGCTGCTTCACTCGTTCCATTCTTAGAGCACGATGATGCAAACCGTGCGTTGATGGGTGCGAACATGCAGCGTCAAGCAGTTCCTTGCTTGCGTCCAGACAAGCCATTGGTTGGTACAGGTTTAGAGCGTATTGTTGCGGTTGACTCTGGTACTGTGATTTTGGCTTCCCGCGGCGGTATCGTTGATTATGTTGACGCAAACCGTGTAGTTATTCGTGTAAACGATGACGAGACAGCGGCTGGTGAAGTTGGTGTGGATATTTATAACCTCATCAAGTACACCCGTTCAAATCAAAATACCAACATTAACCAACGCCCAATCGTTCAGGCTGGTGATCGTGTTGTCCGCGGCGACGTAGTTGCTGACGGCGCATCTACCGACTTAGGTGAATTGGCTTTGGGTCAAAACATGACTGTGGCATTTATGCCATGGAACGGTTACAACTTCGAAGATTCAATCTTGATCTCTGAAAAAGTTGTTGCTGACGACCGCTACACCTCTATTCATATTGAAGAGTTGTCGGTTGTTGCCCGTGATACCAAGCTGGGTTCAGAAGAAATTACTCGCGATATTTCCAATTTGGCTGAGTCACAACTCTCCCGCTTGGATGAGAGCGGTATTGTTTACATCGGTGCTGAAGTTGAAGCTGGCGACGTATTGGTTGGTAAGGTAACTCCAAAGGGTGAGACAACTCTCACTCCGGAAGAGAAGCTGCTCCGTGCGATCTTCGGTGAAAAAGCATCTGACGTTAAAGATACTTCATTGCGCGTTCCATCTGGAATGATTGGTACTGTTATCGATGTTCAAGTCTTCACCCGTGAAGGTATTGAGCGCGATGCACGTGCACAGTCAATCATTCAAGAAGAATTACAACGCTATCGTTTGGACTTAAACGACCAGCTCCGTATTGTTGAGGGCGATGCCTTCATGCGTTTAGAAAAGCTGTTGATTGGCAAAGTTGCCAACGGTGGCCCTAAGAAATTGGCTAAAGGCACCAAGATCGACAAGGAATATCTTGCTGATTTGGACAAATACCATTGGTTCGATGTTCGTCCAGCGGATGATGAGGTTGCCTCACAAGTTGAAGCGATTAAATCTTCTATCGAAGCGAAGCGTAAACAGTTTGATGAAGCTTTTGAAGAGAAGCGCACCAAGCTTACCCAGGGCGATGATTTACAACCTGGCGTAACGAAGATGGTTAAGGTGTACTTGGCCGTTAAGCGTCGCTTGCAGCCTGGTGACAAGATGGCCGGTCGTCACGGTAACAAGGGTGTGGTTTCTAAAATCGCCCCAGCAGAAGATATGCCATTTATGGCTGACGGACGCCCTGTAGACATCGTCTTGAACCCATTGGGCGTTCCTTCCCGTATGAACGTTGGACAGATCTTGGAAACCCACTTAGGTTGGGCTGCCCAAGGTATTGGTAAGCGTATCGATGAGATGGTTCGTGAGCACGCTAAGCAAACTGAATTGCGTAAGTTCTTCAAGCAGCTTTACAACGAAACAGGTCGTGTTGAAGATATCGACAACTTCACTGATGAGCAGATCACTGTTTTGGCTGAGAATCTCCGCCAAGGCTTGCCATTTGCAACCCCAGTGTTTGACGGTGCTACTGAAGCTGAAATCGGACGTATGCTCGAGTTGGCGTATCCAGAAGATGTTGCTAAATCTTTGAAGATGACGCCATCACGTCAGCAAATGATTTTGTGCGACGGCCGTACCGGCGACCAATTTGAGCGTCCAGTAACTGTTGGCGTAATGCACGTCTTGAAACTCCACCATTTGGTCGATGACAAGATGCATGCTCGTTCAACCGGACCTTACTCTTTAGTAACGCAACAGCCATTGGGCGGTAAAGCTCAGTTCGGTGGTCAGCGCTTTGGTGAGATGGAAGTCTGGGCCCTCGAAGCATACGGTGCTTCATATGTCTTGCAGGAAATGCTGACAGTGAAGTCCGATGACGTCGCAGGCCGTACCAAGGTTTACGAAAACATCGTCAAGGGCGAGCACACGATTGATGCTGGCATGCCCGAATCCTTCAACGTGCTGGTAAAAGAAATCCGTTCGTTGGGTATTGACATTGACATGGAGCGCAACTGATATGAAAGCATTGCTCGATTTATTTAAGCAAACGCAGGGCGAAGAGCAGTTTGATGTCATCAAAATTGGTCTCGCATCTCCTGAGAAAATTCGCTCATGGTCTTTTGGTGAAGTACGCAAACCAGAAACCATCAACTACCGGACTTTTAAGCCCGAGCGTGATGGTTTGTTCTGCGCCAAGATTTTTGGACCAACTAAAGACTACGAGTGCTTATGCGGTAAGTACAAGCGCTTAAAGTTCCGTGGCGTTATCTGCGAGAAGTGCGGCGTTGAAGTTACTCTCGCTAAGGTACGTCGTGAGCGCATGGGCCACATTGAGTTGGCAGCCCCTGTAGCGCACATTTGGTTCTTGAAATCTTTACCATCCCGTTTAGGTATGGTTCTCGATATGACATTGCGTGATATCGAGCGCGTTCTTTACTTTGAAGCATATGTAGTTGTAGATCCTGGTATGACTCCTGAAGGCGCAATGAAGCGCGGTCAGATCATGTCTGAAGATGAATACATTGCCAAGACTGAAGAGTATGGTGACGGTGCATTTACCGCCATCATGGGTGCGGAAGGTATTCGTGACCTCTTACGTTCGATTGATATCGATCGCGAAGTAGAAACGATTCGCGCTGATTTAAAAGCTACTGGTAGCGATGCCAAGATCAAGAAATACGCTAAGCGCTTAAAAGTGCTCGAGGCGTTCCAGACTTCAGGCATTAAGCCTGACTGGATGATCATGGAAGTGCTGCCAGTATTGCCACCAGAATTGCGCCCATTGGTGCCATTGGATGGCGGTCGCTTTGCTACCTCAGATTTGAACGACCTCTATCG is from Polynucleobacter sp. MWH-S4W17 and encodes:
- the tuf gene encoding elongation factor Tu, translated to MAKEKFERTKPHVNVGTIGHVDHGKTTLTAAIATVLSKAFGGEAKAYDQIDAAPEEKARGITINTAHVEYETANRHYAHVDCPGHADYVKNMITGAAQMDGAILVCSAADGPMPQTREHILLARQVGVPYIIVFLNKCDMVDDEELLELVEMEVRELLSKYKFPGDDTPIIRGSAKLALEGDEGPLGKEAIMKLAEALDTFIPTPERAVDGAFLMPVEDVFSISGRGTVVTGRIERGIVKVGEEIEIIGIKPTLKTTCTGVEMFRKLLDQGQAGDNVGILLRGTKREEVERGQVLAKPGSITPHTHFTAEVYILGKDEGGRHTPFFNNYRPQFYFRTTDVTGSIELPKDKEMVMPGDNVSITVKLIAPIAMEEGLRFAIREGGRTVGAGVVAKILA
- the secE gene encoding preprotein translocase subunit SecE; translated protein: MSHQTASHTEEKSGWVSGLAALVVVAALVLYYTLVDQSMLIRLAVLFGGIAAAVLIVAISPDGRRFIAYAKDSWYEVKKVVWPTRKETTQMTLVVFGFVLIMSLFLWIADKLIEWLVFSVFLGWK
- the nusG gene encoding transcription termination/antitermination protein NusG, with protein sequence MIDSEVATNPQAIGNMRWYVIHAYSGMEKSVKRGLEERIARSGMPEKFGRILVPSEEVVEIKSGTKSVSERRFFPGYVLIEMEMTDESWHLVKNTPKVTGFVGGVRNRPSPISTTEVAKIMDQMQAGVDKPKPKTLFEVGEIVRVKEGPFVDFNGNIEEVNYEKSRLRVSVTIFGRGTPVELEFGQVEKM
- the rplK gene encoding 50S ribosomal protein L11 — its product is MAKKIIGFIKLQIPAGKANPSPPVGPALGQRGLNIMEFCKAFNAQTQSMEPGLPIPVVITAFADKSFTFIMKTPPATIMIKKAAKIEKGSPRPHTDKVGSITRAQAEEIAKAKMPDLTAADMDAAVRTIAGSARSMGITVEGL
- the rplA gene encoding 50S ribosomal protein L1; translated protein: MTKLSKRVKAIQSKVDSNKFYSLDDALNLVKECATAKFDESIDVAVQLGIDAKKSDQVVRGAVVLPAGTGKHVRVAVFAQGEKAEQAKAAGAEIVGMEELAEQIKGGKIDFDILIASPDTMKIVGTLGQVLGPRGLMPNPKVGTVTPDVATAVKNAKAGQVQFRVDKAGIVHASIGRRSFEPTALKSNLLALLEALNKAKPPASKGIYLKKVAVSSTMGAGVRVDQASLQAAA
- the rplL gene encoding 50S ribosomal protein L7/L12, with the translated sequence MAITKEEIIDAVGSMSVMDLNDLVKAFEEKFGVSAAAMAVAGPAGAAGGAAAEEQTEFTVNLLEAGANKVSVIKAVREITGLGLKEAKDLVDGAPKPIKEAVDKKTAEEAKKKLDEAGAKSEIK
- the rpoB gene encoding DNA-directed RNA polymerase subunit beta; translated protein: MNYSFTERKRVRKSFAKRVNNHQVPYLIATQLESYAKFLQAEKPAMSRLTEGLQAAFTSAFPIVSNNGYARMEYVSYQLSQPPFDVKECQQRGYTYHSALRAKVRLIIYDREAPTKVKEVKESEVYMGEIPLMTENGSFVINGTERVIVSQLHRSPGVFFEHDKGKTHSSGKLLFSARIIPYRGSWLDFEFDPKDILYFRVDRRRKMPVTILLKAIGLNNEQILANFFNFDHFSLTANGGSMEFVPERLRGQLASFDVLDKNGVVVIQKDKRINAKHIRELEAAKTKTIAVPDDYLIGRVVARNIVDPDSGEILAYANDEITEEVLATLRDAGIKQLETIYTNDLDSGAYISQTLRTDETADQMAARIAIYRMMRPGEPPTEDAVEALFQRLFYNEDSYDLSRVGRMKVNSRLGRSEMEGKMVLSDEDILDTIKSLVDLRNGKGEVDDIDHLGNRRVRCVGELAENQFRAGLSRVERAVKERLGQAETENLMPHDLINSKPISSAIREFFGSSQLSQFMDQTNPLSEITHKRRISALGPGGLTRERAGFEVRDVHPTHYGRVCPIETPEGPNIGLINSLALFARLNEHGFLETPYRKVSNSKVSDEVVYLSAIEEAKYVIAQANATIDKSGKLADELVSARQAGETMMVSPERIDFIDVAPSQIVSAAASLVPFLEHDDANRALMGANMQRQAVPCLRPDKPLVGTGLERIVAVDSGTVILASRGGIVDYVDANRVVIRVNDDETAAGEVGVDIYNLIKYTRSNQNTNINQRPIVQAGDRVVRGDVVADGASTDLGELALGQNMTVAFMPWNGYNFEDSILISEKVVADDRYTSIHIEELSVVARDTKLGSEEITRDISNLAESQLSRLDESGIVYIGAEVEAGDVLVGKVTPKGETTLTPEEKLLRAIFGEKASDVKDTSLRVPSGMIGTVIDVQVFTREGIERDARAQSIIQEELQRYRLDLNDQLRIVEGDAFMRLEKLLIGKVANGGPKKLAKGTKIDKEYLADLDKYHWFDVRPADDEVASQVEAIKSSIEAKRKQFDEAFEEKRTKLTQGDDLQPGVTKMVKVYLAVKRRLQPGDKMAGRHGNKGVVSKIAPAEDMPFMADGRPVDIVLNPLGVPSRMNVGQILETHLGWAAQGIGKRIDEMVREHAKQTELRKFFKQLYNETGRVEDIDNFTDEQITVLAENLRQGLPFATPVFDGATEAEIGRMLELAYPEDVAKSLKMTPSRQQMILCDGRTGDQFERPVTVGVMHVLKLHHLVDDKMHARSTGPYSLVTQQPLGGKAQFGGQRFGEMEVWALEAYGASYVLQEMLTVKSDDVAGRTKVYENIVKGEHTIDAGMPESFNVLVKEIRSLGIDIDMERN